The genomic interval AGGCTGCGTGGCTCGTCGAGGCCGCGGCGCTTGCGCATCGCCGCAAGGCCGTGGGTCGGCTCCAGCGCGCGGATCAGCACCGCGCTGGCGGAGCCTTCGGGCTCGCAGACGACATTCACGCACCAATGGATGCCGTAGGAGCGATACACGTAGGCGACGCCCGGCGGGCCGAACATCACCTGGTTGCGCGGTGTCGGCCCGCCATAGGAATGCGCCGCCGGATCGGTGTGGTGATAGGCTTCGACCTCGACGATCACGCCGCCGGCTCCGCCGAACAGCAGCGTTGCGCCGATCAGCTCGGGCGCGACCTCGTGGACGCTGCGGGCAAAGAACCGGCGCGTCAGCAGCGGGCCGAGGGCGGGATGTGTTCCGTCCGGCGAGGCCTTCGGAACGCGGGGCTTGGTCATCTGGGACAGGGATTGTGCGCCAGAAGGCGCGGCCGGCGATGCGCGTTATGCTTACAATTCGAGCATTATTCCAAGGGATAACAGCCCGCAAGCAGCCCGGGTTGCGGGACGGGGGCGGCCGGATTAGGTAGGGTTCTCGCGCAAACCCAGGCAGCTCATGGTCGTTCTCGTCGATACGGTGTCCGCCAATCCCGTCCGCCCCCGGCATCCGGAGAAGGCGGCGCGGCCCGACGCGCTGTCGCCGAAGAAGCCGGACTGGATCCGGGTGCGCGCGCCGACCACGCGCGGCTATGGCGAGACCCGCGGCATCGTCAAGGAAAACGGCCTGCACACCGTGTGCGAGGAGGCCGGCTGCCCGAACATCGGCGAGTGCTGGGATAAGAAGCACGCCACCTTCATGATCATGGGGGACACCTGCACCCGGGCGTGCGCGTTCTGCAACGTCAAGACCGGGATGCCGGCGGCGCTCGACGCTAACGAGCCGGCCTATGTCGCCGAGGCGACGCGGAAGCTCGGGCTGCAGCATCTGGTGATCACCTCGGTCGACCGCGACGATCTGGCCGACGGCGGTGCGGCGCACTTTGCCGCGACGATCCGCGCGGTGCGCGAAGCCTGCCCGACCACGACCATCGAGATCCTGACGCCGGACTTCCTGCGCAAGGATGGCGCGTTGGAAGTCGTGGTCGCCGCCAAGCCGGACGTGTTCAACCACAATCTCGAAACCGTGCCGTCGCGCTATCTGTCGGTGCGGCCGGGCGCGCGTTACTTCCATTCGATCCGGCTGCTGCAGCGGGTCAAGGAACTCGATCCGACCATCTTCACCAAGTCCGGCATCATGGTCGGCCTCGGCGAGGAGCGCCACGAGGTGCTGCAGGTGATGGACGATCTGCGCTCGGCGGAGGTCGATTTCCTCACCATCGGCCAGTATCTGCAGCCGACCCGCAAGCACCACGCGGTGATGCGCTACGTCACGCCGGACGAGTTCGCCGGCTATCAGACCACTGCCTACGCCAAGGGCTTCCTGATGGTGTCGGCGAGCCCGATGACGCGCTCGTCCCATCACGCCGGCGACGACTTCGCCAAGCTCAAGGCGGCGCGCGCGGCGCGAGCCCGCTAACAGTCCAAGACCTGAAGTCCGAGACGATGCCGCAGTTTTCCAACAGGCGCAGAGTGCCGCACAGTGCCCAGCAGATGTTCGACCTCGTTGCCGATGTCGAGCGCTATCCGCAATTCGTGCCGCTGTGCAAGGCGCTGAAGATCCGCGAACGCATCCAGCAGCCGGATGGCAACGAGGTGGTGATCGCCGACATGACGGTGTCGTTTAAGCTGGTGCAGGAGACCTTCACCAGCCGCGTCACCCTCGATCGCGCCAATCTGAAGATCCTGGTGGAGTATCTCAAAGGCCCGTTCTCCAATCTGGAGAACCGCTGGACCTTCGCGGCCAAGACCGAGCGCGCCTGCGAGGTCGGCTTCTTCATCGCCTACGAGTTCAAGAGCCGGATGCTCGCCACCCTGATGGGCGCGATGTTCGACACCGCTTTCCACCGTTTCGCCGAAGCCTTCGAAACCCGTGCCGACCAGATCTACGGCACTGGCCCGAAGCTGTCGCGGGTGTAGTTAGTTTCGCACCGTCATCAGCCTTGCGTCATTGCGAGGAGCGCAGCGACGAAGCATTCCAGCTCGATGCACGGAGCTGGATTGCTTCGCTTCGCTCGCAATGACGGAGAGGTTGAATACTTGAATATCCACCGTCACCGCCCGGCTTGTCCGGGCGCCCCAGTATCCCGAAGCGCTTCCGAAGATCACGAGCGCTCTGGATACTGGGCCCTCCGCTGTCGCGGAGGGTGGAGGCGATGATCAGGCCCCGTGATACACTCCCTGCCGGCCTGACGAGTTGCATCGCCGCTAAGTCTTCTTCGGCTTCACCGGCCGCTTCGGCTGCGGGCGCTTGGCGGCGACGCGGCGGGGGGAGCGGGCGACGCGTTTGTGAACGCCGGTGGCGACTTCGCGCTTGGCCTTGGTCGGCGGCTTCGGACCGCGGGCGAGTTCCAGCAGCATCCGCAGGGCTTCCACCACCGAGCGCTGGCGGACGTTGCTGCGGCCGATCGCGCCGAAACGCTGCTCGCGGTGCGAGATCCGGCCGTCGCGCGACGCCACCGCGAAATGCACCAGGCCGACCGGCTTGCCGGGCGTTGCGCCGCCGGGGCCGGCGATCCCGGTGATCGAGACCGCGAGATCGACGTCGGCATTCTCCAGCGCGCCGACCGCCATCGCGATCGCGGTTTCCTTACTGACGGCGCCGAAGGTGGTGAGCGTGGCGTTCTCGACGCCGAGCAGGTCATGCTTGGCAGCGTTGGAATAGGTGACGAAGCCGCGGTCGATCACGTCGGACGAGCCGGGGATGTCGGTCAGCGCGCCGGCGACCAGACCGCCGGTGCAGGACTCGGCGGTCGCGATCATCAGCTTCCGCGAACGGCAGAGGTCGAGCAACGAGCGGGCGAGGGCGCGGGCGTCGTTGCTACTCATCGTCAGCCGGCCAGTCCGTCGGCGCCCCAGGGCAGCCGGATGGTGGCGGACGCGGTCGCCGCGATGCCTTCCTCACGGCCGGTGAAGCCGAGCTTTTCGCTGGTGGTGGCCTTCACCGCGACGCGCGACACCGGCACGCCGGTGATCTCGGCGATGCGCTGACGCATCGCGTCGCGCAGCGGGCCGATCTTCGGCCGCTCGCAGATCATCGTCACTTCGAGATTGGCGACGCGGCCGCCACGCGCGGTGACACGGTCGATCGCGTATTTGAGGAACTTGTCGGAGGCTGCGCCCTTCCACTGCGGATCGGTCGGCGGGAAGTGCGAGCCGATGTCGCCATCCGCCAGCGCGCCGAGGATTGCGTCGACCAGCGCATGCAGGCCGACGTCGCCGTCCGAATGCGCCAGGAAGCCGCGGGTGTGCGGCACCTTCAGGCCGCACAGCCAGACGTGATCGCCTTCGCCGAACGCATGCACGTCGTAGCCGGTGCCGGTGCGGATATCGCCCAGGGCGGCCATCAGCCGGCTTTCCTCGCGCGCGAAATCTTCCGGGGTGGTCATCTTCATGTTGTTAGCATCGCCCTCGAAGGTCGACACCGTCAATCCCGCCCATTCGGCGATCGCGGCGTCGTCGGTGAAATCATCCCGGCCGCCAGAGGCCGCGCGGCGGTGGGCGTCGAGGATCACGTCGAAGCGGAATGCCTGCGGGGTCTGGGCGATCCGCAACACCGCACGGTCCGGCGTCGCATCGACCGCGCCGTTGGCGTCGACCTGCTTGATGGTGTCAGTCACCGGGACCACCGGCAGCGCCGCGCCAGTCGTGCCGGCCGCGGTGATGGCGCGGGAGATCAGTTCCGGGGTGACGAAGCAGCGCGCGGCGTCATGGATGAGTACGATATCCGGCTTCAGCTCGGCCAGAGCCTCCAGGCCGGCGCGCACCGAGGCCTGCCGGGTCGCGCCGCCGCCGACCGCAGGGCGGAAATTCAGGCCGGCCACCGCCGCATTGAACATCTCGGTGTCGTCGGGATTCGTCACCGGTTGCACCGCCATCACGCCCGGATGGGTGCAGAACGGCTCCATCGCCCGGGCGATCACCGGCCGTCCGGCGAGGGTGCGATATTGCTTGGGGCCGCCCGCGCCGGCGCGCAGGCCGCGACCGGCGGCGACGATAATGGCAGCAGTACGGGGCGAGTTCGGCATCGGATCAATTGATACGGAATTGGGATGGCCTGCGCTGGTCGCGCCGGTGCACAGCCCTTACCATGCCGGAGCAGGAAAGCAGCATGATTCCATCGCCGCAGCCGCCGGCGGCCGGGGACAATTGCTGCAACGCACTTGCATGTCAGATATGATTGGCTAAACTGTAGGCAATGATCTACAATGCTCAAACATTGAGCGAAGCCGAGCCTGCAACTGCGCTGGCTACCAAATGAGCAACGAGTGACGCGCCCGACTGTAACAGGTTCGCCGCCTTTGAGGATTGGCAATATTGCGGTGCCTGATCCGGTGTTGTTGGCGCCGATGACAGGCATTACCGATGCGCCGTTCCGCCGGCAAGTTGCCGAGCTGGGCGCTGGTCTGGTGGTGTCGGAGATGACCGCCAGCGAGGACCTGGTCGCCGGCCGCCGGATGTCAGTCCGGCGTTGCGACAAGGTCGGGCAGGGGCCGCATGTCGTTCAGCTTGCCGGCTGCGAGGCGCGCTGGATGGCCGAGGGCGCCCGGATCGCGGAAGCCGGCGGCGCCGACATCATCGACATCAACATGGGCTGCCCGGCGCGGCACGTCACCGGCGGCCTGTCCGGTTCGGCGCTGATGCGCGATCTCGATCACGCGCTGACACTGATCGAAGCCACGATCGGTGCGGTTCGGGTGCCGGTGACGCTAAAGATGCGGCTCGGCTGGGACGATCGTTCCCGCAACGCGCCCGAGCTGGCGCGGCGTGCGCAGGACGCCGGGGTGCAGCT from Rhodopseudomonas palustris carries:
- a CDS encoding DNA-3-methyladenine glycosylase, which gives rise to MTKPRVPKASPDGTHPALGPLLTRRFFARSVHEVAPELIGATLLFGGAGGVIVEVEAYHHTDPAAHSYGGPTPRNQVMFGPPGVAYVYRSYGIHWCVNVVCEPEGSASAVLIRALEPTHGLAAMRKRRGLDEPRSLCSGPGKLAQALGITIAHNGLPLDAAPFAIHRRITTPEIVTGPRIGITKAADYPWRYGLKGSRFLSKPFPRSI
- the lipA gene encoding lipoyl synthase, whose amino-acid sequence is MVVLVDTVSANPVRPRHPEKAARPDALSPKKPDWIRVRAPTTRGYGETRGIVKENGLHTVCEEAGCPNIGECWDKKHATFMIMGDTCTRACAFCNVKTGMPAALDANEPAYVAEATRKLGLQHLVITSVDRDDLADGGAAHFAATIRAVREACPTTTIEILTPDFLRKDGALEVVVAAKPDVFNHNLETVPSRYLSVRPGARYFHSIRLLQRVKELDPTIFTKSGIMVGLGEERHEVLQVMDDLRSAEVDFLTIGQYLQPTRKHHAVMRYVTPDEFAGYQTTAYAKGFLMVSASPMTRSSHHAGDDFAKLKAARAARAR
- a CDS encoding type II toxin-antitoxin system RatA family toxin; translated protein: MPQFSNRRRVPHSAQQMFDLVADVERYPQFVPLCKALKIRERIQQPDGNEVVIADMTVSFKLVQETFTSRVTLDRANLKILVEYLKGPFSNLENRWTFAAKTERACEVGFFIAYEFKSRMLATLMGAMFDTAFHRFAEAFETRADQIYGTGPKLSRV
- a CDS encoding CinA family protein, coding for MSSNDARALARSLLDLCRSRKLMIATAESCTGGLVAGALTDIPGSSDVIDRGFVTYSNAAKHDLLGVENATLTTFGAVSKETAIAMAVGALENADVDLAVSITGIAGPGGATPGKPVGLVHFAVASRDGRISHREQRFGAIGRSNVRQRSVVEALRMLLELARGPKPPTKAKREVATGVHKRVARSPRRVAAKRPQPKRPVKPKKT
- a CDS encoding bifunctional 2-C-methyl-D-erythritol 4-phosphate cytidylyltransferase/2-C-methyl-D-erythritol 2,4-cyclodiphosphate synthase — encoded protein: MPNSPRTAAIIVAAGRGLRAGAGGPKQYRTLAGRPVIARAMEPFCTHPGVMAVQPVTNPDDTEMFNAAVAGLNFRPAVGGGATRQASVRAGLEALAELKPDIVLIHDAARCFVTPELISRAITAAGTTGAALPVVPVTDTIKQVDANGAVDATPDRAVLRIAQTPQAFRFDVILDAHRRAASGGRDDFTDDAAIAEWAGLTVSTFEGDANNMKMTTPEDFAREESRLMAALGDIRTGTGYDVHAFGEGDHVWLCGLKVPHTRGFLAHSDGDVGLHALVDAILGALADGDIGSHFPPTDPQWKGAASDKFLKYAIDRVTARGGRVANLEVTMICERPKIGPLRDAMRQRIAEITGVPVSRVAVKATTSEKLGFTGREEGIAATASATIRLPWGADGLAG